The genomic stretch GCAAGGTCATGACCAGCCTGGAACCGGCTTTGGCTCTTGAGCTGCTTTTGCTCAACCTGACCAGTCTGCCCGACCTCATCAATCTGGAGACCATGGGCCCCCGTTCCGGCGGCGTGTCCAGGCCTCCCGCTTCCGGAGGCGGGCAGGGCGGCTCGGCGCAGGGCGGGCCCGGCGGTTTCATGCCGGGCGGCCGGGGCGACGCGCCCCAGGGCGGACGGCAGTTCGCTCCGCCGCAGCCTGTCCAGCAGCCTCCCCGGCGGCAATCGGTCCCGCCGCAGCCTGTTCAGCCCTCCGCCGCGCCCCCGAGCCGGGCGCCTCGGCCGACGCACGACGCGCGGGAACCGCACGGTTCCGGACCGGTTCCGCCCAAGAGCGCTCCGTCGGCTCGGCCCGACCCGGAGCCCGAGCCCGTTGGCCCATCGGATGCGACGCCCCTGTCCGAAACCGTGACGCAGCGCGTAACGCCCGCGTCCATCCCCGGTCCGCGCGACTGGGAAGGGTTTCTCAAATTCGTGGAGGCGCGCAACGGAGAGGCGGGAGTCCGGGTTTCCATGCTCCATCTGACCTCGGGCGAACGGGAAAGGAATGCGTTGAAGATCGTCTGCAAGAGCAGAACGATGTGTGCGCAACTCAAGGAAAAATCCACCCTGGCCGCCCTCGACGGTCTGACCAGGGAATATTTCGGTCCAACGGTTGAGGTTCGTGTGGAAACAGGCGATATTGCCGAGCCGAAATCGGACAAGCAACTTATGGAAGAGGCGGAAAATCATCCAGGCGTAATCAGGGTCATGGAGGCCTTCAACGCCCAGATGCTTTCTGTAAGTCATAGAAAACACTAAGATACGACTTGAGGAGAATATAATGAAAGGCATGAACGAGATGCTCCGTCAGGCCCAGATCATGCAGCGCAAGATGACCGAGGCCCAGGATGCCCTCAAGACCCGCGAGGTCGAGGCCACCAGCGGCGGCGGCATGGTCACCGTCAAGGTGACCGGCGCTCAGGAAGTCACCGAGGTGCGCATCGAGCCTTCCGTCGTGGAGGCGGGCGACGTTGAGAT from Desulfovibrio sp. Fe33 encodes the following:
- a CDS encoding YbaB/EbfC family nucleoid-associated protein, with translation MKGMNEMLRQAQIMQRKMTEAQDALKTREVEATSGGGMVTVKVTGAQEVTEVRIEPSVVEAGDVEMLQDLVMTAANEALKKSKEMMEEAMKGVTGGISIPGMF